In Mycoplasmopsis californica, one genomic interval encodes:
- the pyrH gene encoding UMP kinase, with protein MKFKRILVKLSGEGLANKSKSLAIDYNLVENIALQLKKIVEKGVQVSVVIGGGNFWRGASAEKNGIPRNRADYIGMVATIMNGLALQSGFQKVGLKTRVVSSLNIDERVAGYYINEKADKYLERGEVVIFTGGTGRPYFTTDTAATLYASEIQAEVILMGKNGVKGIYDSDPKFNPNAVKFDKITYDEILERKLQVMDLTATAMARDNNIGLIVFDIQEENAILRAIEGTIEFTEVTR; from the coding sequence ATGAAATTTAAAAGAATATTAGTGAAGCTGTCGGGCGAAGGTTTAGCGAATAAGTCTAAGAGTTTAGCTATTGATTATAATCTTGTCGAAAATATTGCATTACAATTAAAAAAAATTGTTGAAAAAGGCGTCCAAGTTAGCGTGGTAATAGGCGGTGGTAATTTTTGAAGAGGAGCTAGCGCCGAAAAAAATGGGATACCTAGAAACAGAGCTGATTATATAGGTATGGTCGCGACAATTATGAATGGCTTAGCCTTGCAAAGTGGTTTTCAAAAAGTTGGACTTAAAACTCGTGTCGTTTCATCGTTGAACATTGACGAACGTGTAGCGGGATATTATATCAACGAAAAAGCTGATAAATATTTAGAACGAGGTGAAGTTGTAATCTTTACAGGAGGAACTGGCCGACCATACTTTACAACTGATACCGCCGCAACTCTTTATGCCTCTGAAATACAAGCAGAAGTAATTTTGATGGGTAAAAATGGCGTTAAAGGAATTTATGACAGCGATCCAAAATTTAATCCGAATGCGGTGAAGTTTGACAAAATTACTTATGATGAAATATTAGAAAGAAAATTGCAAGTTATGGACTTAACTGCAACGGCGATGGCCAGAGATAATAATATCGGTCTTATTGTTTTTGATATTCAAGAAGAAAACGCAATTTTAAGAGCGATTGAAGGAACTATTGAATTTACGGAGGTAACTAGATAA
- the frr gene encoding ribosome recycling factor, with amino-acid sequence MELDLYLLEFEEGATKAINHYGFELSKVSTGRANPQIVKGIKVDYFGTPTKLEELSSISVPEASQLLIKPYDFSIVKEVTKAITDANIGVNPINEGHQVRLKFPALTSERRKELIKGLTKFTEQAKVGIRNARQEVMKSIKNDEELTEDEQKRYQDAVQKEVDAKIEVINKMTAEKEKELNSF; translated from the coding sequence ATGGAACTAGATTTATATTTATTAGAATTTGAAGAAGGCGCAACAAAAGCTATTAATCATTACGGTTTTGAGTTATCAAAAGTTTCTACTGGGAGAGCTAATCCTCAGATTGTTAAGGGTATTAAAGTAGATTATTTTGGTACTCCAACTAAGTTAGAAGAGCTTTCAAGCATTAGTGTCCCAGAAGCTTCACAGTTATTGATTAAACCTTATGATTTTTCAATTGTGAAAGAAGTGACTAAAGCAATTACTGATGCAAATATTGGTGTAAACCCAATCAATGAAGGTCATCAAGTGAGACTAAAATTCCCTGCTTTAACTTCTGAAAGAAGAAAAGAATTGATTAAAGGTCTTACTAAATTTACAGAACAGGCAAAAGTTGGTATCAGAAATGCTCGTCAGGAGGTGATGAAATCAATCAAAAATGATGAAGAACTAACTGAGGATGAACAAAAAAGATACCAAGATGCAGTCCAAAAAGAGGTTGATGCCAAAATTGAAGTAATCAATAAAATGACTGCTGAAAAAGAAAAAGAGCTAAATAGTTTTTAA
- a CDS encoding putative quinol monooxygenase, translating to MICVVTKEIKIKKESRKDFTEYIKKWMYLSKQQELNLSMDGFWISDRFSIIERWSSEDSFHKFTKTAEYKDFLNQIEQFGIGEIKIKKYKTLI from the coding sequence ATGATTTGTGTTGTAACAAAAGAAATAAAAATTAAAAAAGAGTCAAGAAAAGACTTTACAGAATATATTAAAAAATGAATGTATTTGTCAAAACAACAGGAATTAAACCTTTCAATGGATGGCTTTTGAATTTCTGATCGCTTCAGTATTATAGAACGTTGAAGTAGTGAGGATAGCTTCCATAAATTTACTAAAACTGCTGAATATAAAGATTTTTTGAACCAAATTGAACAATTTGGTATTGGCGAAATCAAAATTAAAAAATACAAAACACTAATTTAA
- the metG gene encoding methionine--tRNA ligase: MKKTFYITTPIYYVSGPLHIGHLYSTIMARIIANYKNIMGYDVKFLTGSDEHGQKIQNKALKSGLKPKQFVDELVESYKETWKKWSVPFDFFSRTTSPRHEKVVKKIFSWFLENEFIYKGKYEGLYSIEDEEFLTKAQALEIDGKFYHPSSKHELVQMKEESYFFKIEKMQQWWERYIAQNPQFLLTEKTLNEIKVNFVEQGLSDLSVTRTNVEWAIPIDEDSNHTLYVWLDALFNYVTALGYDLDNPSDNYTKYWKNGDEIVHILGKEISRFHFIYWPMFIQALGLRQPNHIVSHGLLRDKDGRKMSKSLGNAVDPDYLFENYHPEMIKYYFASQIIFGEDGNFSEEKLRETINADLVNNYGNLVSRTLKMIANSFQNGTKYTHSDTAIHLEIENQIKKFQGEFSELMDTFKVDKAYRKMIELSSKLNKYIDETTPWKLTDNLDELNLILNRLLNGIYAVSWALQAIMPQKVAEVATALNIISFDKENINNFNKFDNIKTADKFMFFARLK, from the coding sequence ATGAAAAAAACATTTTATATAACTACACCTATTTATTATGTTTCTGGTCCATTGCACATTGGGCATTTATATTCAACAATTATGGCCCGCATAATTGCTAATTATAAAAATATTATGGGCTATGATGTTAAGTTTTTAACAGGGAGCGATGAACATGGTCAAAAAATTCAAAATAAAGCTCTAAAATCTGGATTAAAACCTAAACAATTTGTTGATGAATTAGTCGAATCTTATAAAGAAACCTGAAAAAAATGGTCTGTTCCTTTTGACTTTTTTTCTCGTACAACTTCACCCCGCCATGAAAAAGTAGTAAAAAAAATTTTTAGCTGATTTTTAGAAAATGAATTTATTTATAAAGGCAAATACGAAGGATTATACTCGATTGAGGATGAAGAGTTTTTGACAAAAGCACAAGCTCTTGAAATTGACGGCAAATTTTACCATCCAAGTTCAAAACATGAACTGGTACAAATGAAAGAGGAATCGTATTTCTTTAAAATTGAAAAAATGCAGCAATGATGAGAAAGATATATTGCGCAAAATCCACAATTCTTGCTAACGGAAAAAACACTTAATGAAATTAAAGTCAATTTTGTTGAGCAAGGATTGTCTGATTTATCTGTAACACGTACAAATGTTGAGTGAGCAATCCCGATTGACGAAGATTCTAATCACACTCTGTATGTGTGGTTAGATGCATTATTTAACTATGTAACTGCACTGGGTTATGATCTTGATAATCCGAGCGATAATTACACAAAATACTGAAAAAATGGAGATGAAATAGTTCATATACTAGGAAAAGAAATTTCTAGATTTCACTTTATTTACTGACCTATGTTTATTCAAGCCTTAGGTCTAAGGCAACCTAATCACATTGTCAGTCATGGATTATTACGAGATAAAGATGGTCGTAAAATGTCAAAATCACTGGGTAATGCAGTTGATCCTGACTATCTTTTTGAAAACTATCACCCTGAAATGATTAAATATTACTTTGCAAGTCAAATAATATTCGGTGAAGATGGTAATTTTAGTGAAGAAAAACTAAGAGAAACTATTAATGCTGACTTGGTTAATAACTATGGCAATCTTGTATCGAGAACATTAAAAATGATTGCTAATTCTTTTCAAAATGGTACAAAATATACTCACTCAGACACTGCAATTCACCTTGAAATTGAAAACCAAATTAAAAAATTTCAAGGTGAATTTAGTGAATTGATGGATACATTTAAAGTTGATAAAGCATACCGCAAAATGATTGAATTAAGTTCTAAACTAAACAAATATATTGATGAAACTACTCCGTGAAAATTAACTGATAATTTAGATGAATTAAATTTAATATTAAACAGATTATTAAATGGTATATACGCTGTTTCATGAGCTCTGCAAGCGATTATGCCACAAAAAGTAGCAGAAGTTGCAACTGCATTAAATATTATTTCATTTGACAAAGAAAATATTAATAATTTCAATAAGTTTGATAATATTAAAACTGCTGATAAATTTATGTTTTTTGCTCGTTTAAAATAG
- a CDS encoding tRNA1(Val) (adenine(37)-N6)-methyltransferase, which translates to MEKRKLVKNSLGFDSNLYIYQDKDMFNYSVDTILLGNFVFLNNRILRMLEIGTNNGALSIFISERNPKLKIDAIEIQSKAVELAEKNVKMNNKKEQINVIHADFNEFYQEQTKLNANKYQSIVVNPPFYPPENMKLSAKTSEEMMIATHEIKINLEQIIQGSAKIIEQKGYLTMVIPVERMVDCFQYMREYKFEPKRIQFIIPRVDDKPKLVLIESRYQAGWGVHFLPNLYLHDPDNKIDHEYLPQIKELYKPKKVKEL; encoded by the coding sequence ATGGAAAAAAGGAAACTAGTAAAAAATTCACTTGGATTTGATTCGAATTTATACATTTATCAGGATAAAGATATGTTCAATTATTCAGTAGACACAATTTTACTGGGTAATTTTGTCTTTCTTAACAATCGGATTTTACGAATGCTAGAAATTGGAACAAATAATGGTGCTTTATCAATATTTATCAGTGAACGCAATCCGAAATTAAAAATTGATGCAATAGAGATTCAGTCAAAAGCTGTTGAATTAGCTGAAAAAAATGTTAAAATGAACAATAAAAAGGAGCAAATTAACGTTATTCACGCTGATTTTAATGAGTTTTATCAAGAACAAACCAAATTAAATGCAAATAAATACCAATCTATCGTAGTTAATCCACCATTCTATCCACCTGAAAATATGAAATTGAGTGCAAAAACCAGCGAAGAAATGATGATTGCTACTCATGAAATAAAAATAAATCTTGAACAAATTATTCAGGGCAGTGCAAAAATCATAGAACAAAAAGGATACTTGACAATGGTTATCCCTGTCGAAAGGATGGTTGATTGTTTTCAATACATGCGTGAATATAAATTTGAGCCAAAACGAATACAATTCATCATTCCGCGTGTGGATGACAAGCCAAAATTAGTATTAATTGAGTCACGTTATCAAGCTGGTTGAGGAGTACATTTTCTTCCAAATTTATATCTTCATGATCCTGATAACAAAATAGACCACGAGTACTTACCACAAATAAAAGAATTATATAAACCTAAAAAAGTTAAGGAGTTGTAA
- the rplJ gene encoding 50S ribosomal protein L10 — protein sequence MQAKETHSKLMKKEQAKLISQKLADSKALVVAEYRGLTVKELTDLRIEAKKAGVELVVYKNRIFKHALTGTDFESLGDHLVGPNIYAFSNEDELAAAKVLNNFAKTNKLLVLKAGIFEGKVLDAQGVAEVASLPNYEEALGILARSLIAPLQQLSLSLKLYSEKESE from the coding sequence ATGCAAGCAAAAGAAACACATTCAAAATTAATGAAGAAAGAACAAGCAAAACTAATTTCACAAAAACTTGCTGATTCTAAAGCACTTGTTGTTGCTGAATATCGTGGACTAACAGTTAAAGAATTAACTGATTTACGTATCGAAGCTAAAAAAGCGGGTGTTGAACTTGTTGTTTATAAAAACCGTATTTTCAAACATGCTTTAACTGGCACTGATTTTGAATCGTTAGGTGATCATTTAGTAGGGCCTAATATTTATGCTTTTAGTAATGAAGATGAATTAGCCGCTGCTAAGGTTTTAAATAACTTTGCGAAAACTAACAAACTATTAGTGCTTAAAGCTGGTATTTTCGAAGGAAAAGTACTTGATGCACAAGGTGTTGCCGAGGTTGCTTCATTACCAAACTACGAAGAAGCATTGGGGATACTTGCACGTTCGCTTATTGCACCTTTACAACAACTATCCCTTTCTTTAAAACTTTACAGTGAAAAAGAAAGTGAATAA
- the rplL gene encoding 50S ribosomal protein L7/L12, whose translation MAKLEKDTFISALKEMSIKEVMELVEAMKEEFGIDPSAVAVAAAPAAGPAAEEKSSVNVVITADNGKKLAIVKVVKETLGLALMDANKLVSALPATVKENVSMNEAEELKAKLTEAGATVEFK comes from the coding sequence ATGGCTAAATTAGAAAAAGATACTTTTATTTCTGCTTTAAAAGAAATGTCAATTAAAGAAGTTATGGAATTAGTTGAAGCAATGAAAGAAGAATTCGGTATTGATCCATCAGCTGTTGCTGTTGCTGCAGCTCCTGCTGCTGGTCCTGCTGCTGAAGAAAAATCATCAGTTAATGTTGTTATTACAGCTGACAATGGCAAAAAACTAGCTATTGTTAAAGTTGTAAAAGAAACTCTAGGATTAGCTCTAATGGACGCAAACAAACTAGTTTCTGCACTTCCAGCAACAGTTAAAGAAAATGTTTCAATGAACGAAGCTGAAGAATTAAAAGCAAAACTAACTGAAGCTGGTGCTACAGTAGAATTCAAATAA
- a CDS encoding transglutaminase domain-containing protein — protein MKKIKTLIPLAGLSTFLSIVLVLSCNQTKKLDNPEIKDAKKSQPEPDKEGKDNTGNDSDNASVAPTKNAEKSQKLSTTPETNAPIKAEKTKELQKYQEAIAKRKDLLKRAKDLKISLSNENAMYKYEVVLDRIDLFLDENKAVFANSEHKELVASNIKLEEEFNKINALASELKNAEDKKPDYAPTKGSGVVNKGKGKKENSTPEYPELLAIENSLKNNKNNSKNDVNTALNTQVEDFLNIVQPQNLTSYQDNSYSVKERNEIAAFVNDLMKKSTNDSFIGRIKHIYDWIISSVKYARGDEKQYISPHDVFKYKVAVCGGISSLYKAMLDVIGVKSVMVTGWSSAGAHQWVMFYNEENKKWVHSDATWGIVNSQYFMKSSSEISNDHRADEVLDTTIEEGQILYKYWHGLSVLKLKEGSNTELKVPANVKGMPVKSISIRVYSNKNMTHLHIGDNVEKIDYEIAPQHLKEYIVSSKNKHFAAKDGILYSKDYSKLISTPVLNPRKSIILPKELNEIEDGKNSFSAPALEKIIVEPGNYSFASYQGVLYNNDFSKLITVQGGKNKVIAHKNVKFGGNEFSSKPDLKEVILEDGITELVDFTFNGLQNLKSVFIPNSVKKISDYAFNMVPSNIILLVPSDNKLVKEYASKKKFTYKVQKNKEI, from the coding sequence ATGAAAAAAATAAAGACATTAATACCATTAGCCGGTTTAAGCACTTTTTTAAGCATTGTTCTAGTTTTAAGTTGTAACCAAACGAAAAAACTAGATAATCCAGAGATTAAAGATGCTAAAAAATCACAACCAGAACCTGATAAAGAAGGAAAGGATAACACAGGAAATGACAGTGATAATGCGAGCGTTGCACCTACTAAAAATGCTGAAAAAAGTCAAAAACTATCAACCACACCAGAGACTAATGCTCCTATTAAAGCTGAAAAAACAAAAGAGCTACAAAAATATCAGGAAGCAATCGCAAAAAGAAAAGATTTATTAAAACGAGCTAAAGATTTAAAAATTTCATTGTCAAATGAAAACGCAATGTATAAATATGAGGTTGTACTCGACCGTATCGATTTGTTTTTAGATGAAAACAAAGCTGTTTTTGCTAATTCTGAACACAAAGAATTAGTTGCTTCGAATATCAAATTAGAAGAAGAATTTAATAAAATTAATGCGCTTGCTTCTGAGTTGAAAAACGCAGAAGACAAAAAACCAGACTATGCTCCAACTAAAGGCAGTGGTGTAGTTAATAAAGGAAAAGGAAAAAAAGAAAATTCAACTCCTGAATACCCTGAGTTATTAGCAATTGAAAATAGTTTAAAAAACAATAAAAATAACTCAAAAAATGATGTAAACACTGCTCTAAATACTCAGGTTGAGGATTTTTTAAATATTGTCCAGCCACAGAATTTAACATCTTATCAGGACAATTCTTATAGTGTAAAAGAAAGAAATGAGATCGCAGCATTTGTTAATGATCTGATGAAAAAAAGTACAAATGATTCGTTTATTGGTAGAATTAAGCACATTTATGATTGAATTATATCGAGCGTGAAATATGCAAGAGGTGACGAGAAACAATATATAAGTCCACACGATGTTTTCAAGTATAAAGTGGCAGTTTGCGGTGGAATAAGTTCGTTATACAAAGCCATGTTAGACGTAATTGGGGTTAAGAGCGTTATGGTTACGGGTTGGTCATCTGCAGGAGCACATCAATGAGTTATGTTTTACAATGAAGAAAATAAAAAATGAGTTCATTCAGACGCAACCTGAGGAATAGTTAATAGCCAGTATTTTATGAAATCGAGTTCTGAGATCTCAAATGATCATCGCGCTGACGAAGTTCTAGACACGACAATTGAAGAAGGTCAAATTTTGTATAAATATTGACATGGATTATCAGTATTAAAACTTAAAGAAGGATCAAATACTGAGTTAAAAGTACCTGCAAACGTTAAAGGGATGCCTGTTAAATCAATAAGTATTCGTGTATATTCGAACAAAAATATGACTCATTTACATATTGGGGATAATGTTGAAAAAATTGACTATGAAATAGCACCTCAACACTTAAAAGAATACATAGTTTCAAGTAAAAATAAACATTTCGCTGCAAAAGATGGTATTTTATACTCGAAAGATTATTCAAAATTGATTTCTACACCTGTTTTAAACCCGAGAAAATCAATAATTTTGCCCAAGGAATTAAATGAAATTGAGGATGGGAAGAATTCCTTTTCTGCTCCAGCACTAGAAAAAATAATTGTTGAACCAGGAAACTACTCCTTCGCATCTTATCAGGGTGTGCTTTATAATAATGATTTTTCAAAATTAATTACTGTTCAAGGTGGCAAAAATAAAGTAATTGCACATAAAAATGTTAAATTTGGTGGTAATGAATTTTCTTCTAAACCCGATTTAAAAGAAGTAATTTTAGAAGACGGCATCACAGAGTTAGTTGATTTTACCTTTAATGGATTACAAAATTTAAAATCTGTATTTATTCCTAACAGTGTTAAAAAAATTTCTGATTATGCATTTAATATGGTTCCAAGCAATATAATTCTTCTTGTTCCATCGGATAATAAGTTAGTCAAGGAATATGCATCTAAAAAGAAATTTACTTACAAAGTTCAAAAAAACAAGGAAATATAA
- a CDS encoding ABC-F family ATP-binding cassette domain-containing protein, which produces MLEVRNLSKIFSDKKLFENVNLKFTEGNTYGIIGANGAGKSTFLKMLAGEVEPSGGQIIIEKNRRLSVLSQDHNAYDNLLVTDVVVMGNTDLFKIKTEKDAIYANPDATMDDYTRAGELEEKFGELGGWTAENDAQELLSGLQIPKEKWDVPMNQLTANQKIKVLLAKALFGNPDILIMDEPTNHLDLRSIKWLENFLADYQNVVIVVSHDSDFLDNICTHIVDIDYNEARVYTGNYTFWKESSQLALELMKQQNAKKEVQIEKLKQFIARFSANASKSRQATSRKKSLEKITLDEIKPSNRKYPYINWDINREPGKDILSVENLSYTENEKVMFQNVSFSLSKGEKMVLIGEDDIAKTRFLECLLGIKKPTTGEVKWGQTIKTTYYPNENREYFKEEMSILEWISKWPLENSTEETRDVSDQRMRGFLGRMLFSNDSVFKSVSVTSGGEKARLMFSRMMLLEANFLILDQPLDHLDAESIDSLIAGLKSYRGGAIFTTYNRALVNQVANVILEIAPDKSFIYHGTLDEYEKIMNY; this is translated from the coding sequence ATGTTAGAAGTTAGAAATTTAAGTAAAATTTTCAGCGATAAAAAATTATTTGAAAACGTTAATTTGAAATTTACTGAAGGCAACACATATGGAATCATCGGGGCAAATGGGGCTGGTAAATCAACCTTTTTAAAAATGTTGGCCGGCGAAGTTGAACCATCTGGCGGACAAATCATTATTGAAAAAAACCGTCGTCTGAGTGTTTTAAGTCAAGATCATAACGCCTATGATAATTTACTTGTTACTGATGTTGTAGTGATGGGTAATACTGATTTATTTAAAATTAAAACTGAAAAAGATGCAATTTATGCCAATCCAGATGCTACAATGGACGATTACACAAGAGCAGGAGAATTAGAAGAAAAATTCGGGGAACTTGGGGGTTGAACGGCTGAAAATGATGCTCAAGAACTTCTTTCAGGGTTGCAAATTCCAAAAGAAAAATGAGATGTTCCAATGAACCAATTAACTGCTAATCAAAAAATTAAAGTTTTACTCGCTAAAGCCTTATTTGGGAATCCAGACATTTTGATCATGGACGAACCTACCAACCATCTTGACCTACGTTCAATCAAGTGATTAGAAAACTTTTTAGCAGATTATCAAAATGTTGTTATAGTCGTTAGCCACGACAGCGACTTTTTAGATAACATTTGCACTCACATTGTTGATATTGATTATAATGAAGCTAGGGTTTACACTGGCAACTACACATTTTGAAAAGAAAGTAGTCAATTAGCCCTTGAATTAATGAAACAACAAAATGCAAAAAAAGAAGTTCAAATTGAAAAATTAAAACAATTTATTGCACGTTTTAGTGCAAACGCTTCTAAATCACGCCAAGCAACATCACGTAAGAAATCATTAGAAAAAATAACTCTGGATGAAATTAAACCTTCAAACCGTAAATATCCATATATAAACTGAGATATTAACCGTGAACCTGGAAAAGATATTTTAAGCGTTGAAAACCTAAGCTATACCGAAAATGAAAAAGTAATGTTCCAAAACGTGTCTTTCAGTTTATCAAAAGGTGAAAAAATGGTTTTAATTGGTGAAGATGATATTGCTAAAACAAGATTTTTAGAGTGCTTACTTGGAATTAAAAAGCCAACAACAGGCGAGGTAAAATGAGGCCAAACAATTAAAACTACATATTACCCAAATGAAAACCGCGAATATTTTAAAGAAGAAATGTCGATTTTAGAATGAATTTCAAAATGACCTCTTGAAAACTCAACAGAAGAAACAAGAGATGTCAGCGATCAAAGAATGCGTGGATTTCTAGGTCGTATGTTATTTTCAAACGATTCAGTTTTCAAAAGCGTAAGCGTTACAAGTGGTGGTGAAAAAGCCAGATTAATGTTCTCAAGAATGATGCTTCTTGAAGCAAACTTTCTAATTTTAGATCAGCCACTTGACCACTTAGATGCCGAAAGTATAGATTCTTTAATTGCCGGCTTGAAATCTTATCGTGGTGGAGCTATTTTCACAACCTATAACCGCGCTCTTGTAAATCAAGTTGCGAATGTTATTTTGGAAATAGCACCCGATAAAAGTTTTATTTATCACGGAACACTTGATGAGTATGAAAAAATAATGAACTACTAA
- a CDS encoding trigger factor-related chaperone, translated as MIEYTKKSQKFILSKSDITKEKNKVLMQALAENIKVSPKEIKDYAKHNLINARSQQFQKDVLENAGDILPFGPVNIEYLNDDDNCEVQISVEYYEKDQIYKLDVEKVATETNFEFKLPTREDLDHIFNSFIGNYTYKKEIANREVQEGDIVQVNIQSTKDKEVVQNLKSVILQAQKHNTFSINAELIGKNINQKFSVNDPDNTLWTIEIEKIMQEIQVNLASSNDQKEIEMLKELNEQKSDLEANYLKEFSSGLLKKYLMNLVLAVDKLNIIDFSETFLKSELVRSINNQIGPIHLIHGVSTSENLDEDNPQHEEYIQQIALNTRLTLIHEFIYYILWRKYPVEITQELFDNEYRFANDIIPLINPNFKKPTNEEINNVLYKQLLILQLIKIHHPQAFAPLCTSLGFSSIIHS; from the coding sequence ATGATTGAATACACAAAAAAATCACAGAAGTTTATTCTTTCTAAATCAGACATAACAAAAGAAAAAAACAAAGTTTTGATGCAAGCACTTGCAGAAAATATTAAAGTCTCACCAAAAGAAATTAAAGATTATGCAAAACATAATTTAATAAATGCTCGGTCGCAACAATTTCAAAAAGATGTATTGGAGAATGCCGGAGATATTTTGCCTTTTGGTCCAGTGAATATTGAGTATTTAAACGATGACGACAATTGCGAAGTTCAAATCAGTGTTGAATATTATGAGAAAGACCAAATTTACAAGTTAGATGTTGAAAAAGTTGCTACAGAAACTAATTTTGAATTCAAATTGCCTACAAGAGAAGATTTGGATCACATTTTCAACTCATTTATTGGGAATTACACATATAAAAAAGAGATTGCAAATCGAGAAGTGCAAGAAGGCGATATCGTTCAAGTTAATATTCAATCAACAAAAGATAAAGAAGTAGTACAAAATTTAAAATCAGTAATATTGCAAGCACAAAAACACAATACTTTTTCAATCAACGCAGAACTTATTGGCAAAAATATCAATCAAAAATTCAGTGTGAATGACCCAGATAACACACTATGAACAATTGAAATTGAGAAAATAATGCAGGAAATACAGGTTAATCTTGCAAGTTCAAACGACCAAAAAGAAATTGAAATGCTAAAAGAATTGAACGAACAAAAATCTGATTTAGAAGCTAATTATTTAAAAGAATTTAGTTCAGGTTTATTAAAAAAATATTTAATGAATTTAGTTTTAGCTGTTGACAAATTAAATATTATTGATTTTAGTGAAACTTTTTTAAAAAGCGAGTTAGTCAGATCAATTAATAATCAAATCGGACCTATCCATTTAATCCATGGAGTTTCAACCAGCGAGAATTTGGATGAAGACAACCCTCAACATGAAGAATATATTCAACAAATAGCCTTAAATACACGTTTAACATTGATTCATGAGTTTATTTACTATATTTTATGAAGAAAATATCCAGTTGAAATTACACAAGAACTTTTCGATAATGAATATCGCTTTGCTAATGATATTATCCCTTTAATCAATCCAAATTTTAAAAAACCTACTAATGAAGAAATAAATAATGTTTTATATAAGCAACTTTTAATTCTGCAACTAATTAAAATTCACCACCCGCAAGCATTTGCTCCATTGTGTACTTCATTAGGATTTTCATCAATAATCCATAGTTAA
- the rpsL gene encoding 30S ribosomal protein S12 yields MPTTNQLVNSGRVQKVRKQNAPALNLSFNTLTKASRKESAPFKRGVCTRVATMTPRKPNSAMRKYARVKLSNGMEVTAYIGGEGHNLQEHSVVLIRGGRVKDLPGVRYHIVRGTQDLAGVNNRKQGRSLYGTKKEKASN; encoded by the coding sequence ATGCCAACAACTAATCAATTAGTTAATAGTGGTAGAGTGCAAAAAGTGCGTAAACAAAATGCTCCTGCATTGAATTTAAGTTTTAACACACTTACAAAAGCTTCTCGTAAAGAATCAGCACCATTTAAACGTGGTGTATGTACTCGTGTTGCTACTATGACTCCTAGGAAACCTAACTCAGCTATGCGTAAATATGCTCGCGTTAAATTATCAAACGGTATGGAAGTTACCGCTTACATCGGGGGAGAAGGACACAACCTTCAAGAACACTCAGTAGTTTTAATTAGAGGTGGTAGAGTTAAAGACCTTCCTGGTGTTAGATACCACATCGTTAGAGGGACACAAGATTTAGCGGGAGTAAATAACCGTAAACAGGGTAGAAGTCTATATGGTACTAAGAAAGAAAAAGCATCTAATTAA
- the rpsG gene encoding 30S ribosomal protein S7: protein MSRKHKAPVREVLADPIFNSVLVTKLINSIMLDGKKSIAQDILYSAFNIIKEKTNKDPMEVFQLAIENITPQLEIRTRRIGGTNYQVPTEVSARRKQTLSLRWLVQYSRLRNEKTMDVRLANEIIDASNKTGGAIKKREDTHKMAEANRAFAHFRW from the coding sequence ATGTCAAGAAAACACAAAGCTCCAGTTAGAGAAGTATTAGCTGACCCAATTTTTAACTCTGTTCTAGTTACAAAATTGATTAACTCAATTATGCTAGATGGTAAAAAATCTATCGCCCAAGATATCTTGTATTCAGCCTTCAATATTATTAAAGAAAAAACAAATAAAGACCCGATGGAAGTATTTCAATTAGCTATTGAAAATATTACTCCACAACTAGAAATAAGAACAAGAAGAATTGGTGGTACAAACTACCAAGTTCCAACTGAAGTTTCAGCACGTAGAAAACAAACATTGTCACTAAGATGACTAGTTCAATACTCACGTCTAAGAAATGAAAAAACAATGGATGTTCGTTTAGCAAACGAAATTATTGATGCATCAAATAAAACAGGTGGAGCAATCAAAAAACGTGAAGACACACACAAAATGGCTGAAGCCAACCGTGCTTTTGCTCACTTTAGATGATAA